A genomic stretch from Streptomyces sp. QL37 includes:
- a CDS encoding YceI family protein, protein MALFNRKNNDAPTATATLAVDPALAALTGTYTIDPAHSSIGFTVRHAMVTNVRGSFGEHEGTLELDGSDPSNSSASIDVRISSVDTGIADRDGHLVSGDFFDAETFPLMTFRSTGAEQLGGDTYRVTGDLTIKDVTRPLSIDLEFNGSATDPFGNQRVGFEGSAEILRSDWGLTYNAALETGGVLVGDKVKLNFDISAIKAAPQA, encoded by the coding sequence ATGGCTCTGTTCAACCGCAAGAACAACGACGCCCCGACCGCCACCGCCACCCTCGCGGTGGACCCCGCGCTGGCCGCGCTGACCGGCACCTACACGATCGACCCGGCCCACAGCAGCATCGGTTTCACGGTGCGCCACGCCATGGTCACCAACGTGCGCGGTTCCTTCGGTGAGCACGAGGGCACCCTGGAGCTGGACGGCTCCGACCCGTCCAACTCCTCCGCCTCCATCGACGTCAGGATCTCCAGCGTCGACACCGGCATCGCCGACCGCGACGGCCACCTGGTGAGCGGCGACTTCTTCGACGCCGAGACGTTCCCCCTGATGACGTTCCGCTCCACCGGGGCCGAGCAGCTCGGCGGGGACACCTACCGCGTCACCGGCGACCTCACGATCAAGGACGTCACCCGCCCGCTCTCCATCGACCTGGAGTTCAACGGCTCCGCCACCGACCCCTTCGGCAACCAGCGCGTGGGCTTCGAGGGCAGCGCCGAGATCCTCCGCTCCGACTGGGGCCTGACCTACAACGCGGCGCTGGAGACCGGCGGCGTGCTGGTCGGCGACAAGGTCAAGCTGAACTTCGACATCTCCGCCATCAAGGCCGCCCCGCAGGCCTGA
- a CDS encoding DUF1266 domain-containing protein, protein MGLTAGHDGGVLPGPPPPAQGWQAPSAVERGLYEAKARGDWPAYYDLVARADLYMLQSRAYVDANPGNTRFHPYWNPQTQSMCLAVHTGGMLPPPVADPVYNCYDLGWFAEVWDQHDPPYLVVNPGSPCEGILPAGPEGRALWQRHSAPVELPGLAQDVVHTLEVGGPRSGPVAFGLAAGAHINVRNGRYWNSMAHHGSGYRTEKNTLERWWGVSTREDWQDTQERLLRAGMVSGVWEFVLQLRRSMTLDFAGPVDVDHWRQAAANVVRRRTEAAAEPRLTADGVTRGHTVTAAELEGQVTGVQRLIGRIARYEARFRADGLLPEGGFVQSVEAWDYGRASGMARWGLAARLCSLREAEAAVVRAGRLVQLNYRSWEGFSAAYVLGRCLHFDEEEFGEWYETVLATHRALTSDPASPWRTLSWA, encoded by the coding sequence ATGGGTTTGACAGCAGGTCACGACGGAGGGGTCCTGCCCGGTCCGCCGCCCCCGGCGCAGGGCTGGCAGGCGCCGAGCGCGGTCGAGCGGGGGCTGTACGAGGCGAAGGCGCGCGGCGACTGGCCCGCGTACTACGACCTCGTCGCCCGGGCCGACCTGTACATGTTGCAGTCGCGGGCGTACGTCGACGCGAACCCGGGCAACACCCGCTTCCATCCCTACTGGAACCCGCAGACCCAGAGCATGTGCCTGGCCGTCCATACCGGCGGCATGCTGCCGCCGCCCGTCGCCGACCCGGTCTACAACTGCTACGACCTGGGCTGGTTCGCAGAGGTCTGGGACCAGCACGACCCGCCCTACCTCGTCGTCAACCCCGGCAGCCCCTGCGAGGGCATCCTGCCGGCCGGTCCGGAGGGCCGCGCCCTGTGGCAGCGCCACTCGGCCCCGGTCGAACTGCCGGGGCTGGCCCAGGACGTCGTCCACACCCTGGAGGTGGGCGGGCCGCGCAGCGGTCCCGTCGCCTTCGGTCTCGCGGCCGGCGCGCACATCAACGTGCGCAACGGACGCTACTGGAACTCGATGGCCCACCACGGCAGCGGCTACCGCACCGAGAAGAACACGCTGGAACGCTGGTGGGGCGTCAGTACCCGCGAGGACTGGCAGGACACGCAGGAGCGGCTGCTGCGCGCCGGGATGGTCAGCGGCGTCTGGGAGTTCGTCCTGCAGCTGCGCCGCTCCATGACCCTGGACTTCGCGGGCCCCGTCGACGTCGACCACTGGCGCCAGGCCGCGGCGAACGTGGTGCGCCGACGCACCGAGGCCGCCGCCGAACCCCGCCTGACCGCGGACGGCGTCACCCGGGGCCACACCGTCACCGCCGCGGAGCTGGAGGGCCAGGTGACCGGCGTGCAGCGGCTGATCGGCCGCATCGCCCGCTACGAGGCGCGGTTCCGCGCCGACGGCCTGCTGCCCGAAGGGGGCTTCGTCCAGAGCGTCGAGGCCTGGGACTACGGCCGGGCTTCAGGCATGGCCCGCTGGGGCCTCGCCGCCCGGCTGTGTTCCCTGCGGGAGGCGGAGGCGGCGGTGGTCCGCGCCGGCCGTCTCGTCCAGCTCAACTACCGCTCGTGGGAAGGCTTCTCGGCCGCCTACGTCCTTGGCCGCTGCCTGCACTTCGACGAGGAGGAGTTCGGCGAGTGGTACGAGACCGTCCTCGCCACCCACCGCGCCCTGACCAGCGACCCGGCCAGCCCCTGGCGCACGCTCTCCTGGGCCTGA
- a CDS encoding ATP-binding protein: MNETTQLASFREAFYRRERRSVPLVRQFVREALVDWACEVDLDDVLLCVSELATNALVHGVPPGRGFRTQLTWGKVLRIEVHDSGGGQVGEVVDAGPLAEYGRGLTLVGALADAWGVGERDPGKTVWCEFAGSASMFVESSPCAHHLP, from the coding sequence GTGAACGAGACAACGCAACTCGCCTCCTTCCGTGAGGCGTTCTACCGCCGCGAGCGCAGGTCGGTGCCGCTCGTGCGCCAGTTCGTCCGGGAGGCTCTGGTCGACTGGGCGTGCGAGGTGGACCTCGACGACGTACTCCTCTGCGTGAGCGAGCTGGCGACCAACGCGCTGGTCCACGGCGTCCCGCCCGGGAGGGGCTTCCGGACCCAGCTCACCTGGGGAAAGGTGCTCCGGATCGAGGTGCACGACAGTGGCGGGGGCCAGGTCGGGGAGGTGGTGGACGCTGGGCCCCTCGCCGAGTACGGGCGTGGGCTCACGCTCGTCGGGGCGCTCGCCGATGCGTGGGGGGTGGGGGAGCGGGACCCTGGGAAGACCGTCTGGTGCGAGTTTGCTGGTTCGGCAAGCATGTTTGTCGAATCGTCGCCGTGCGCGCACCATCTTCCGTAA
- a CDS encoding NAD(P)/FAD-dependent oxidoreductase, producing the protein MSETNQRYDVVVIGGGAAGLSGALALSRARRSVLVIDAGSPRNAPAAHAHNYLGREGVPPLELLAIGRAEAAEYGAEIVQGRVVSAEKLSDGFRVVREDGSTVHARRLLVTTGIVDELPDVEGLAERWGSEVLHCPYCHGWEVRDRPVGILASSPMAVHHALLWRQWTDDVMLFRHDQPDFSDEEYEQFAARGISVVDGEVAAVEVADGRLTGVRLAGGTVIPREALVVQPRFTARSAVLESLGLVPTEMVMGDQVIGTYIAADPAGATDVPGVWVAGNVANLMEQVVGAAAAGLKAASMINMDLVTEDTRRAVDARRAPFSAEAERQVSERVLGDRRHGLQETSR; encoded by the coding sequence ATGAGCGAGACGAACCAGCGGTACGACGTAGTGGTGATCGGCGGCGGGGCCGCCGGGCTGAGCGGGGCGCTCGCCCTGTCCCGGGCGCGGCGTTCCGTGCTTGTGATCGACGCGGGGAGCCCGCGCAACGCCCCCGCGGCCCACGCGCACAACTACCTGGGCCGGGAGGGTGTCCCGCCCCTGGAGCTGCTGGCCATCGGCCGGGCGGAGGCGGCGGAGTACGGGGCGGAGATCGTCCAGGGCCGCGTGGTCTCGGCCGAGAAGCTGTCCGACGGCTTCCGCGTCGTGCGGGAGGACGGGAGCACCGTCCACGCCCGTCGTCTGCTCGTGACCACCGGGATCGTCGACGAGCTGCCGGACGTGGAGGGCCTGGCCGAGCGCTGGGGCAGCGAGGTGCTGCACTGCCCGTACTGCCACGGGTGGGAGGTGCGGGACAGGCCGGTCGGCATCCTGGCCAGCAGCCCCATGGCCGTGCACCATGCGCTGCTCTGGAGGCAGTGGACCGACGACGTGATGCTGTTCCGGCACGACCAGCCCGACTTCAGCGACGAGGAGTACGAGCAGTTCGCCGCGCGGGGCATCTCCGTGGTGGACGGCGAGGTGGCCGCGGTGGAGGTGGCCGACGGCCGGCTCACCGGTGTGCGGCTGGCCGGGGGCACGGTGATCCCGCGCGAGGCGCTCGTGGTCCAGCCGCGCTTCACCGCGCGGTCGGCGGTCCTGGAGAGCCTCGGCCTGGTGCCGACCGAGATGGTGATGGGCGACCAGGTCATCGGCACGTACATCGCGGCCGACCCCGCGGGGGCTACCGATGTGCCCGGTGTCTGGGTGGCGGGCAACGTCGCCAACCTCATGGAGCAGGTCGTCGGAGCGGCGGCAGCCGGGCTGAAGGCGGCCTCGATGATCAATATGGACCTCGTCACCGAGGACACCCGCCGCGCGGTCGACGCCCGCCGCGCGCCCTTCTCGGCCGAGGCCGAGCGCCAGGTCTCCGAGCGTGTGCTCGGAGACCGCCGTCACGGACTTCAGGAGACCTCACGATGA
- a CDS encoding class I SAM-dependent methyltransferase, whose product MTTDSTRTDAEMWDEKYRESDRIWSGNPNVALVREVEGLQPGRALDLGCGEGADAVWLARWGWRVTATDISRVALERAAVHAAEADVADRIDWQWHDLGASFPEGEYDLVSAQFLHSMGDLPREEILRRAAEAVAPGGVLLIVGHAGFPSWEHDHPDMELPTTDEVLASLELPDGEWEVLLSEEHERIQNDPEGNPTTRTDNALKVRRHAGR is encoded by the coding sequence ATGACCACCGACAGCACCCGTACCGACGCCGAGATGTGGGACGAGAAGTACCGCGAGAGCGACCGGATCTGGAGCGGGAACCCCAACGTCGCCCTCGTCCGTGAGGTGGAGGGCCTCCAGCCGGGACGGGCCCTCGACCTCGGGTGCGGCGAGGGCGCGGACGCGGTCTGGCTCGCCCGGTGGGGCTGGCGGGTCACCGCCACGGACATCTCGCGGGTGGCCCTGGAGCGGGCGGCGGTCCACGCGGCCGAGGCCGATGTCGCCGACCGGATCGACTGGCAGTGGCACGACCTGGGGGCGTCGTTCCCCGAGGGGGAGTACGACCTGGTCTCCGCCCAGTTCCTGCACTCGATGGGCGACCTGCCCCGCGAGGAGATCCTGCGCAGGGCGGCCGAGGCGGTCGCCCCCGGGGGCGTACTCCTGATCGTCGGGCACGCCGGCTTCCCCTCGTGGGAGCACGACCACCCGGACATGGAGCTGCCCACGACGGACGAGGTCCTCGCCTCGCTCGAACTGCCGGACGGGGAGTGGGAGGTGCTGCTCAGCGAGGAGCACGAGCGGATCCAGAACGACCCCGAGGGCAACCCCACCACCCGCACGGACAACGCGCTGAAGGTCCGCCGTCACGCGGGCCGCTGA